One stretch of Anolis sagrei isolate rAnoSag1 chromosome 11, rAnoSag1.mat, whole genome shotgun sequence DNA includes these proteins:
- the PIPOX gene encoding peroxisomal sarcosine oxidase encodes MAYPKKVHPNGIYDAIVVGAGIQGTFTAQHLSKRRQKTLLLDQFLLPHTRGSSHGLSRIIRSAYPQDYYTAMMGEAIRLWAELEAETGTQLYRRTPLWVLGRPESPEFQSYRRTMERHHVPSEELAPEAFAQRFPGFHLPSEEMAVSDHSAGVLFPDKVLRVVQDQFRQSGGTIRDGEKVLQIIPGSVVRVVTPEREYQAKRIVVTAGPWTGPLLTPLGLHLPLQPLRISVCYWKESQPGALRELPSFISLHGAKHHVYGLPAGDYPGLVKICYHYGNLVDPETPDRLTQSSPPVPDVQILKDFVRKYLPGLDPEPAVQERCLYTNTPDEDFVLDRHPRFRNIVIGAGFSGHGFKFGPVIGKILCQLSLGEEPSYDLTPFQISRFPKAAL; translated from the exons ATGGCGTACCCCAAAAAAGTCCATCCCAATGGGATCTACGATGCCATTGTCGTTGGAGCGGGCATCCAGGGCACATTCACTGCTCAGCACTTATCCAAGCGAAGGCAGAAGACCCTCCTTCTGGACCAG TTCCTCCTCCCGCACACCAGAGGCAGCTCTCACGGACTGAGCCGCATCATCCGCAGCGCTTACCCACAGGACTATTACACTGCTATGATGGGAGAGGCCATCCGCCTCTGGGCAGAGCTGGAGGCCGAGACAGGAACCCAGCTCTACAG ACGGACGCCCTTGTGGGTCCTGGGGCGCCCCGAGAGCCCCGAGTTCCAGAGCTACCGGCGAACCATGGAGCGCCATCATGTTCCCAGCGAGGAACTGGCCCCCGAGGCTTTTGCACAGAGGTTCCCCGGGTTCCACCTGCCCAGCGAGGAAATGGCCGTCTCGGACCACTCCGCAGGGGTCCTGTTTCCGGATAAGGTCCTTCGTGTGGTCCAG GACCAATTCCGGCAGAGCGGAGGGACCATCCGTGATGGGGAGAAGGTGCTCCAGATCATCCCGGGGTCTGTAGTCAGGGTCGTCACCCCAGAAAGGGAGTACCAGGCCAAACGGATCGTGGTCACCGCCGGGCCATGGACCGGACCGCTGCTGACTCCTCTGGGGCTCCACCTGCCCCTCCAG CCCTTGCGTATCAGTGTCTGCTACTGGAAGGAAAGCCAACCCGGGGCCCTGAGGGAGCTCCCTTCCTTCATCAGCCTCCACGGAGCAAAGCACCACGTTTACGGGCTGCCGGCCGGCGACTACCCTGGCCTTGTCAAG ATCTGTTACCATTACGGCAACCTTGTGGACCCGGAAACACCTGACCGCCTGACCCAAAGCTCCCCTCCTGTCCCCGACGTTCAGATCCTGAAGGATTTTGTCCGGAAATACCTTCCGGGTCTCGATCCCGAACCGGCCGTCCAGGAACGCTGTTTATATACG AACACTCCAGATGAGGATTTTGTGTTAGATCGGCACCCGCGCTTCAGAAACATTGTCATCGGAGCAGGGTTTTCTG GCCACGGGTTCAAGTTTGGGCCGGTCATTGGGAAGATCCTTTGCCAGCTGAGCCTTGGAGAAGAGCCCTCCTATGACTTGACCCCGTTTCAGATCAGCCGCTTCCCAAAGGCTGCTTTGTAA